From Longimicrobium sp., one genomic window encodes:
- a CDS encoding HEAT repeat domain-containing protein, giving the protein MPRTRLARTLLRPARLALVAVLVLASGCASLFRRTPPPQYGFLRLVYDVRRILDVEEPDPAFYRERARLEVMGPELDAALTALITDVSVKDNVRANAALLLSDRRGFNAANLLRGVLISSPSDAVRSAAAQGLQRFATDSPLVKQALRASLLDPHGRVRLAALQAMDVEDAGFVRGLLQREDNEQVRVVAGQLLTLFEARGAPLAADARGDLRTWGDDSVPHIVFHPATADAGSRLKTGALWVELPGGRGLVPLAPLVEVVNDVVPAFFDPQRRVVVYEADRQVHVRDVASGVTRTVGPGIAPRPGPFTDAFVFLRETPGSRRARGPTTELDYAVLRAPFAGGDAPTVVGTLHAVVRPERFGGASPVRTMMVGEASNGFVLRGADISTFVLPGPNPRAQ; this is encoded by the coding sequence ATGCCACGCACCCGCCTCGCCCGCACGCTCCTCCGCCCCGCGCGCCTCGCGCTGGTGGCGGTGCTCGTGCTGGCGTCCGGGTGCGCATCGCTCTTCCGCCGCACGCCGCCGCCGCAGTACGGCTTCCTGCGGCTGGTGTACGACGTGCGCCGCATCCTGGACGTGGAGGAGCCGGATCCGGCGTTCTACCGCGAGCGGGCGCGGCTGGAGGTGATGGGGCCGGAGCTGGACGCGGCGCTCACCGCGCTGATCACCGACGTGTCGGTGAAGGACAACGTGCGCGCCAACGCGGCGCTGCTCCTGTCCGACCGGCGCGGCTTCAACGCGGCCAACCTGCTGCGCGGCGTGCTCATCTCCAGCCCCAGCGACGCGGTGCGCTCGGCGGCCGCGCAGGGGCTGCAGCGGTTTGCGACGGACAGCCCGCTGGTGAAGCAGGCGCTGCGGGCGTCGCTGCTGGACCCGCACGGCCGCGTGCGCCTGGCCGCGCTGCAGGCCATGGACGTGGAGGACGCCGGCTTCGTGCGCGGGCTGCTGCAGCGCGAGGACAACGAGCAGGTGCGCGTGGTGGCCGGGCAGCTGCTGACGCTGTTCGAGGCGCGCGGCGCGCCCTTGGCCGCCGACGCCCGCGGCGACCTGCGCACCTGGGGCGACGACTCGGTGCCGCACATCGTCTTCCACCCGGCCACGGCGGACGCCGGCAGCCGGCTGAAGACGGGGGCGCTCTGGGTGGAGCTGCCGGGCGGTCGCGGGCTGGTTCCGCTGGCGCCGCTGGTGGAGGTGGTGAACGACGTGGTCCCCGCGTTCTTCGATCCGCAGCGGCGCGTCGTGGTCTACGAGGCCGACCGGCAGGTGCACGTGCGCGACGTGGCCAGCGGCGTCACGCGCACGGTGGGCCCGGGAATCGCGCCGCGGCCGGGGCCGTTCACCGATGCCTTCGTCTTCCTCCGCGAAACGCCGGGTTCGCGCCGCGCGCGCGGTCCCACCACGGAGCTGGACTACGCCGTCCTCCGCGCCCCCTTCGCCGGCGGCGACGCGCCCACGGTGGTGGGGACGCTGCACGCGGTCGTGCGGCCGGAGCGCTTCGGCGGCGCGTCGCCGGTGCGCACGATGATGGTGGGCGAGGCGAGCAACGGGTTCGTGCTGCGCGGCGCCGACATCAGCACCTTCGTGCTCCCCGGCCCGAACCCCCGCGCGCAGTAA
- a CDS encoding glycoside hydrolase family 3 N-terminal domain-containing protein yields MTDQRLEVARLLLPALRWSNENGFEGFRDTIERGLALGVGGFILFGGEADGVRELTAELRRRARFPLLIASDLERGAGQQFRGATPLPPAAAIGWLDDEAVAEHAGELTAREARALGVNWIYAPVADVDLEPENPIIGVRAFGHEPDAVARQVAAWVRGCRRGGALSCAKHFPGHGRTKGDSHIERPTVAVSREVLEDDLKPFRAAVDAGVDSVMTAHVVYPALDADYPATLSPRILGDLLCRELRFDGLVVTDALIMDGLTEDTTEAAAAVRALAAGCDVLLYPQDADAVIRALEAAVADGRLPRARLEAALARIAAAAERVWGDATGEVGAEADRRWALEVGVRSLRVCRGSPALPQGPVRLVEIEDDAGGPYPPYPRDAFPTELRRAGVELSDAGTPLVALYSDIRAWKGRPGISASAQSRVREVTDVAPDATVLLFSHPRLAHEIPTARNLLAAWGGEGVMQEAVAAWLLGESGGAAGMTTGVDR; encoded by the coding sequence ATGACGGATCAACGGCTGGAGGTTGCGCGGCTGCTGCTGCCCGCGCTGCGATGGAGCAACGAGAACGGCTTTGAGGGGTTCCGCGACACCATCGAGCGCGGGCTGGCGCTGGGAGTGGGCGGCTTCATCCTCTTCGGCGGCGAAGCGGACGGGGTGCGCGAGCTGACGGCCGAGCTGCGGAGGCGCGCGCGCTTTCCGCTGCTGATCGCCAGCGACCTGGAGCGCGGCGCGGGGCAGCAGTTCCGCGGGGCCACGCCGCTCCCGCCCGCCGCCGCCATCGGCTGGCTGGACGACGAGGCGGTGGCCGAGCACGCGGGCGAGCTGACGGCGCGCGAGGCGCGGGCGCTGGGGGTGAACTGGATCTACGCGCCCGTGGCCGACGTGGACCTGGAGCCGGAGAACCCCATCATCGGCGTGCGCGCGTTCGGCCACGAGCCCGACGCGGTCGCGCGGCAGGTGGCCGCGTGGGTGCGCGGCTGCCGGCGCGGCGGGGCGCTGTCGTGCGCCAAGCACTTTCCCGGGCACGGCCGCACGAAGGGCGACTCGCACATCGAGCGCCCCACCGTGGCCGTCTCGCGCGAGGTGCTGGAGGACGACCTGAAGCCGTTCCGCGCCGCGGTGGACGCGGGGGTGGATTCGGTGATGACGGCGCACGTGGTCTACCCCGCGCTCGACGCGGACTACCCGGCCACGCTCAGCCCGCGCATCCTGGGCGACCTGCTCTGCCGCGAGCTCCGCTTCGATGGCCTGGTCGTCACCGACGCGCTGATCATGGACGGGCTGACCGAGGACACCACCGAGGCCGCCGCCGCGGTCCGCGCGCTGGCCGCCGGCTGCGACGTGCTGCTCTACCCGCAGGACGCCGATGCGGTGATCCGCGCGCTCGAGGCCGCCGTCGCGGACGGGCGCCTCCCGCGGGCGCGGCTGGAGGCGGCGCTGGCCCGCATCGCCGCCGCCGCCGAGCGCGTGTGGGGCGACGCGACGGGCGAGGTGGGCGCGGAGGCGGACCGCCGCTGGGCGCTGGAGGTGGGCGTGCGCTCGCTCCGCGTCTGCCGCGGCAGCCCCGCGCTGCCGCAGGGTCCGGTGCGGCTGGTGGAGATCGAGGACGACGCGGGCGGGCCGTATCCCCCCTACCCGCGCGATGCCTTCCCCACCGAGCTCCGCCGCGCGGGGGTGGAGCTCTCGGACGCGGGGACGCCGCTGGTGGCGCTCTACTCCGACATCCGCGCGTGGAAGGGGCGCCCGGGCATCAGCGCGTCCGCGCAGTCCCGCGTCCGCGAGGTGACGGACGTGGCGCCGGACGCGACGGTGCTGCTGTTCAGCCATCCGCGCCTGGCGCACGAGATCCCCACCGCGCGCAACCTGCTCGCGGCCTGGGGCGGCGAGGGGGTGATGCAGGAAGCGGTGGCCGCATGGCTGCTGGGGGAGAGCGGCGGCGCGGCGGGGATGACGACGGGGGTGGATCGATAG
- a CDS encoding AmpG family muropeptide MFS transporter: MAERRAVGIGQVFASRKMAVILLLGFASGLPLYLTTKDLQAWMTLENVDLKTIGYVSLLSWPYTFKFLWSPLVDAFPIPFLGRRRGWLIATQVGLLLAIGWMGTHDPRTALHLVAVNAIAIAFFSATQDIAFDAYKIDVLREEERGAGAALGVLGYRAALIVVGGLGFIMADHVGWQWVYVMMAALMVLGIIGTLLAPEPKRVVAQPSLGQAIVFPFVDFWRRAGVYAVPILLFIVLYKLGDAALNNMSTSFLLKNGFTQTDIGTVQGVIGLAATIVGVVAGGAAQARIGLVRSLWIFGLLQSLVNASYYFLALHPGNRPLMFSAVVLENFFQGTGTAALVAYMMSLSTPRFSATQYALLSSFYGFGRDFLAAPAGKLAESTGWPSFFLLTLAMAVPGLLLLPIVAPWNGAHPRAAIADVDADETVGGRGETEDIAGGPRP; encoded by the coding sequence GTGGCGGAGCGGCGGGCGGTGGGGATCGGCCAGGTGTTCGCGAGCCGGAAGATGGCGGTCATCCTCCTCCTCGGCTTCGCGTCGGGGCTGCCGCTCTACCTCACCACCAAGGACCTGCAGGCCTGGATGACGCTCGAGAACGTCGATCTGAAGACGATCGGCTACGTCTCGCTCCTCTCCTGGCCGTACACCTTCAAGTTCCTCTGGTCGCCGCTGGTCGACGCCTTTCCCATCCCGTTCCTGGGGCGGCGGCGCGGGTGGCTGATCGCCACACAGGTGGGGTTGCTGCTGGCCATCGGCTGGATGGGGACGCACGACCCGCGCACCGCGCTGCACCTGGTGGCCGTCAACGCCATCGCCATCGCCTTCTTCAGCGCCACGCAGGACATCGCCTTCGACGCGTACAAGATCGACGTGCTGCGCGAGGAGGAGCGCGGCGCCGGCGCGGCCCTGGGCGTGCTGGGCTACCGCGCCGCCCTGATCGTGGTCGGCGGGCTGGGGTTCATCATGGCCGACCACGTGGGGTGGCAGTGGGTGTACGTGATGATGGCGGCGCTGATGGTGCTGGGGATCATCGGTACGCTGCTGGCGCCCGAGCCGAAGCGGGTGGTGGCGCAGCCCAGCCTGGGCCAGGCCATCGTCTTCCCGTTCGTGGACTTCTGGCGGCGCGCCGGCGTGTACGCGGTGCCCATCCTCCTCTTCATCGTCCTCTACAAGCTGGGCGACGCCGCCCTCAACAACATGAGCACCTCGTTCCTGCTGAAGAACGGCTTCACGCAGACGGACATCGGCACTGTGCAGGGGGTGATCGGGCTGGCGGCCACCATCGTGGGGGTGGTCGCGGGCGGCGCGGCGCAGGCGCGGATCGGGCTGGTGCGCTCGCTCTGGATCTTCGGCCTGCTGCAGTCGCTGGTGAACGCCAGCTACTACTTCCTGGCGCTCCACCCCGGCAACCGCCCGCTGATGTTCAGCGCCGTGGTGCTGGAGAACTTCTTCCAGGGGACGGGAACGGCGGCGCTGGTGGCCTACATGATGAGCCTGTCCACGCCGCGGTTCTCGGCCACGCAGTACGCGCTGCTCAGCAGCTTCTACGGCTTCGGGCGCGACTTCCTGGCCGCGCCGGCCGGGAAGCTGGCCGAGAGCACCGGCTGGCCCTCGTTCTTCCTGCTGACGCTGGCGATGGCGGTCCCCGGCCTCCTGCTCCTCCCCATCGTCGCGCCCTGGAACGGAGCCCACCCCCGCGCCGCCATCGCCGACGTGGATGCCGACGAGACGGTGGGCGGGCGAGGGGAGACGGAGGACATCGCCGGAGGACCGCGGCCGTAG
- a CDS encoding N-acetylmuramoyl-L-alanine amidase: MPLRIPRPAATAFAALLIAACATASSVAPSGVSGSGDSLQREGQRGALPPVPARTGPLAIDVVYPDEGAALTVSDSNFVFGNVGTGGARLTINGAPVEVAANGAFLAYLPVPPNGVYQITAEAEARSGSQVQTQQASLRRTVRVPVRQDPPAAGGPLAIVAGSITPTGAMTMVEGEPVTVRFRATPGARARLLFSDGTSWEMLETRSVERAEGFQQDVSRRPREVAEYAVTFPAWQWIAGPAGPAHATVWSVDPMARRGTIELVRGRDTLRAPLPLEIGVLEPGMTRVAIAAGSREDSTVIGQAVAGTNTPYNWFFPNGTVFTITGEREGFYRARLTQDLSVWIDAKSLRLLPPGSPVREGAVGTVRVAPAADWVDFRFTVSDRLPYRVTADGNAVAVEIYGAATRTNWAHYGPEDAFVRRVSWDQPRSDLFAARLETAEPVWGWRSFYDASGTLVVRVRRPPRIDREHPLAGRSIAIDAGHPPGGAIGPTRLTEAEANLAIARRLVRMLRAAGARVLETRPDTAAVALNLRPVLAERANVELLVSVHNNAFPDGVNPFANAGTAAFYNAPQSMELARGLQHELLGELGLRDLGIARADLALVRSTWFPSSLTETMFLMVPQQEAALRDPVVQERIARAHFRALEGFFRGRAR, encoded by the coding sequence ATGCCGCTCCGCATTCCGCGCCCCGCCGCCACCGCGTTCGCCGCGCTGCTGATCGCGGCGTGCGCCACCGCTTCCTCGGTCGCTCCATCCGGCGTCTCCGGTTCGGGCGACAGCCTCCAGCGCGAGGGCCAGCGCGGGGCGCTGCCGCCGGTTCCGGCGCGCACGGGGCCGCTCGCGATCGACGTCGTGTACCCGGACGAGGGGGCGGCGCTCACGGTCAGCGACAGCAACTTCGTCTTCGGGAACGTGGGGACCGGCGGCGCGCGGCTGACCATCAACGGCGCGCCCGTGGAGGTCGCGGCCAACGGTGCTTTCCTCGCCTATCTCCCCGTCCCCCCGAACGGCGTCTACCAGATCACCGCCGAAGCCGAAGCGCGCAGCGGCAGCCAGGTGCAGACGCAGCAGGCCTCGCTCCGCCGCACCGTCCGCGTTCCCGTGCGGCAGGACCCGCCCGCGGCCGGCGGCCCGCTCGCCATCGTGGCCGGCAGCATCACGCCCACGGGGGCGATGACGATGGTGGAGGGCGAGCCGGTGACGGTGCGCTTCCGCGCCACGCCGGGCGCGCGGGCGCGGCTGCTGTTCAGCGACGGCACGTCGTGGGAGATGCTGGAGACGCGGTCCGTGGAGCGCGCCGAGGGCTTCCAGCAGGACGTGTCGCGGCGCCCGCGCGAAGTGGCCGAGTACGCCGTCACCTTCCCCGCGTGGCAATGGATCGCCGGGCCGGCGGGTCCGGCGCATGCGACCGTCTGGTCCGTCGATCCGATGGCGCGCCGCGGCACGATCGAGCTGGTCCGCGGGCGGGACACGCTGCGCGCGCCGCTGCCGCTGGAGATCGGCGTGCTGGAGCCCGGGATGACGCGCGTCGCAATCGCCGCCGGGAGCCGCGAGGACAGCACGGTGATCGGCCAGGCGGTGGCGGGAACGAACACGCCGTACAACTGGTTCTTCCCCAACGGCACCGTCTTCACCATCACCGGCGAGCGCGAGGGGTTCTACCGCGCGCGGCTGACGCAGGACCTGTCCGTCTGGATCGACGCGAAGAGCCTGCGCCTTCTCCCGCCCGGATCGCCCGTCCGCGAGGGAGCGGTCGGCACCGTCCGCGTCGCGCCCGCGGCCGACTGGGTGGATTTCCGCTTCACCGTCTCCGACCGCCTCCCCTACCGCGTCACGGCGGACGGAAACGCGGTCGCGGTGGAGATCTACGGCGCGGCGACGCGGACCAACTGGGCGCACTACGGGCCGGAGGATGCCTTCGTCCGCCGCGTGTCGTGGGACCAGCCGCGGAGCGATCTGTTCGCCGCGCGGCTGGAGACGGCCGAGCCGGTGTGGGGATGGCGGAGCTTCTACGACGCGTCGGGCACCCTCGTCGTCCGCGTCCGCCGCCCGCCGCGCATCGACCGCGAGCACCCGCTGGCGGGGAGATCCATCGCCATCGACGCGGGGCACCCGCCGGGCGGCGCGATCGGGCCCACGCGGCTGACCGAGGCGGAGGCGAACCTCGCCATCGCCCGGCGGCTCGTGCGGATGCTGCGGGCTGCGGGCGCGCGGGTGCTGGAGACGCGGCCGGACACCGCGGCCGTCGCGCTGAACCTGCGGCCGGTGCTGGCGGAGCGGGCGAACGTGGAGCTGCTCGTCTCGGTGCACAACAACGCGTTCCCGGACGGGGTGAACCCGTTCGCCAACGCGGGAACGGCGGCGTTCTACAACGCGCCGCAGTCGATGGAGCTGGCGCGCGGCCTCCAGCACGAGCTGCTGGGCGAGCTGGGGCTGCGCGACCTGGGGATCGCGCGCGCGGACCTGGCGCTGGTGCGTTCCACGTGGTTCCCCTCGTCGCTCACCGAGACGATGTTCCTGATGGTGCCGCAGCAGGAGGCCGCGCTCCGCGACCCCGTGGTGCAGGAGCGCATCGCGCGGGCGCATTTCCGGGCGCTCGAGGGGTTTTTCCGGGGGCGGGCGAGGTAG
- a CDS encoding ion channel — translation MAALKREDYKDLGFGSVMATEGGRLLNRDGSFNVERFGLKPFESLSVYHSLLTVTWPRFLGMVAAVYVASNAIFGLLYFLCGPRALTGSDGLGMGERYLTAFFFSVHTLATIGYGNVAPNGLVANLLVTMESLVGLLAFALATGVVFARFARPVGFIIFSRNALIAPYRGYGAFMFRIVNGRSNQLIEVNAKVSVSLGRDGERRFHDLPLEREKVVLFPLSWTIVHPIDETSPLWGLSEQDLRDLDAEFFVVLEAIDETFAQQVHSRTSYKPAEIVWGARFADVFVRRDGHALGIDLSKLHDWRPAELPRHEPVPELAGIADPGEPAIA, via the coding sequence ATGGCGGCACTGAAGCGCGAAGACTACAAGGACCTCGGGTTCGGCAGCGTGATGGCCACCGAGGGCGGCCGGCTGCTGAACCGCGACGGCAGCTTCAACGTGGAGCGCTTCGGGCTGAAGCCGTTCGAGTCGCTCAGCGTGTACCACTCGCTGCTCACCGTAACCTGGCCACGCTTCCTGGGGATGGTGGCCGCGGTGTACGTGGCCAGCAACGCCATCTTCGGCCTTCTGTACTTCCTCTGCGGCCCCCGCGCGCTCACCGGCAGCGACGGGCTGGGGATGGGCGAGCGCTACCTCACCGCGTTCTTCTTCAGCGTCCACACGCTGGCCACCATCGGCTACGGCAACGTGGCGCCCAACGGGCTGGTGGCCAACCTGCTGGTGACGATGGAGTCGCTGGTGGGGCTGCTGGCGTTCGCGCTGGCCACGGGAGTGGTGTTCGCGCGGTTCGCGCGGCCGGTGGGGTTCATCATCTTCAGCCGCAACGCCCTGATCGCCCCGTACCGCGGCTACGGCGCGTTCATGTTCCGCATCGTGAACGGGCGCAGCAACCAGCTCATCGAGGTGAACGCCAAGGTCTCGGTCAGCCTGGGGCGCGACGGCGAGCGGCGGTTCCACGACCTGCCGCTGGAGCGCGAGAAGGTGGTGCTCTTCCCGCTCAGCTGGACCATCGTGCACCCCATCGACGAGACCAGCCCGCTCTGGGGCCTGTCCGAGCAGGACCTGCGCGACCTGGACGCCGAGTTCTTCGTGGTGCTCGAGGCCATCGACGAGACCTTCGCGCAGCAGGTACACTCGCGCACCTCGTACAAGCCCGCCGAGATCGTGTGGGGCGCCCGCTTCGCCGACGTGTTCGTGCGCCGCGACGGCCACGCGCTGGGCATCGACCTGAGCAAGCTCCACGACTGGCGCCCCGCCGAGCTCCCGCGCCACGAGCCCGTCCCCGAGCTCGCCGGCATCGCCGACCCCGGTGAGCCCGCCATCGCCTGA
- a CDS encoding MerR family transcriptional regulator: MSYRIKRVAHLTGINPATLRAWERRYNLIAPGRTDSGYRLYSDEDVAMLSRIKQLTDEGLTIGEAIARVRRAFTPLPATAQAPELGDVRRQLRDTLLRFDRQGALGVYDRLGHLPPEKRAEDVLLPVMREIGDLWQEARAVVAQEHFASGFVREKLAEMMGELDTGVAPGPESVCAGAPGDLHELGLMACAVRLAAAGWRVLYLGADVPMEDVRRVLADRRPALLCTSVVVRQDPASFGAFAERLRGMAPHDTAVVVGGAGVPAEAAPVDGVRFASCIGEIFSAN; encoded by the coding sequence ATGAGCTACAGGATCAAGCGGGTCGCGCACCTCACCGGCATCAACCCCGCCACGCTCCGGGCGTGGGAGCGCCGCTACAACCTCATCGCGCCGGGGCGCACCGACTCGGGGTACCGGCTGTACAGCGACGAGGACGTGGCCATGCTCTCGCGCATCAAGCAGCTGACCGACGAGGGGCTGACCATCGGCGAGGCGATCGCGCGGGTGCGGCGGGCGTTCACGCCGCTGCCCGCCACCGCGCAGGCGCCCGAGCTGGGCGACGTGCGCCGGCAGCTGCGCGACACGCTGCTGCGCTTCGACCGGCAGGGCGCGCTGGGGGTGTACGACCGCCTGGGCCACCTTCCCCCCGAGAAGCGCGCCGAGGACGTGCTGCTGCCGGTGATGCGGGAGATCGGCGACCTGTGGCAGGAGGCGCGGGCGGTGGTGGCGCAGGAGCACTTCGCCAGCGGGTTCGTGCGCGAGAAGCTGGCGGAGATGATGGGCGAGCTGGACACCGGCGTGGCCCCCGGCCCCGAGAGCGTGTGCGCGGGCGCCCCCGGCGACCTGCACGAGCTGGGGCTGATGGCGTGCGCGGTGCGGCTGGCCGCGGCCGGGTGGCGGGTGCTGTACCTGGGCGCCGACGTGCCGATGGAGGACGTCCGGCGGGTGCTGGCGGACCGGCGCCCGGCGCTGCTCTGCACCTCGGTCGTGGTGCGGCAGGACCCCGCCTCGTTCGGCGCCTTCGCCGAGCGGCTGCGCGGCATGGCGCCGCACGACACCGCCGTGGTCGTCGGCGGCGCCGGCGTCCCCGCCGAAGCCGCGCCGGTCGACGGCGTGCGCTTCGCCTCGTGCATCGGCGAGATCTTCTCGGCGAACTGA
- a CDS encoding glycosyltransferase family 2 protein: MISLTPQELPWFWLLSVPPLVALGMVLFNLGVWPRGRESGRIAGRVSVCIPARNEGRRIVPCVAAILGGGQRPDEVLVYDDGSTDGTAEVLESLTRAEPCVRVIKGGELPAGWMGKPWACHRLAEEATGDVLVFLDADTVATPTCLNRLGWIIERQKADFVSALPEQGTGTLTEQMVMPLLSLSYLAWLPLPLVWLLPQPYVRVANGQLIAVRRAALERAGGWESVGAEVASDVKLCSRVKATGGRAVYADGSRMAHGRMFYSRSQLWRGLSRMAFHRGPGYLGVLLSLLLYGAVLFAPYVGLVQGIRGYEGLVFPSLIGVAANHLIRVATAIRLRESSNGILLHPLGLMWMLAILVNSLRRSRAGTLWWRGRRYDLGRVDPEGIA; the protein is encoded by the coding sequence ATGATCTCGCTCACCCCGCAGGAGCTTCCCTGGTTCTGGCTGCTCTCGGTGCCGCCGCTGGTGGCGCTGGGAATGGTGCTGTTCAACCTGGGCGTGTGGCCGCGCGGGCGCGAGAGCGGGCGCATCGCCGGCCGCGTGTCGGTGTGCATCCCCGCGCGCAACGAGGGGCGGCGGATCGTCCCCTGCGTGGCCGCCATCCTGGGCGGTGGCCAGCGCCCCGACGAGGTGCTGGTGTACGACGACGGGTCGACCGACGGCACGGCGGAGGTGCTGGAGAGCCTGACCCGGGCAGAGCCCTGCGTCCGCGTGATCAAGGGTGGCGAGCTTCCCGCGGGATGGATGGGAAAGCCGTGGGCCTGCCACCGCCTGGCCGAGGAAGCCACCGGCGACGTCCTGGTCTTCCTGGACGCCGACACCGTGGCCACGCCCACCTGCCTGAACCGGCTGGGGTGGATCATCGAGCGGCAGAAGGCGGACTTCGTGAGCGCGCTTCCCGAGCAGGGCACGGGCACGCTCACCGAGCAGATGGTGATGCCGCTCCTCTCCCTCTCGTACCTGGCCTGGCTCCCGCTCCCGCTGGTCTGGCTCCTTCCGCAGCCGTACGTGCGCGTGGCCAACGGCCAGCTCATCGCCGTGCGCAGGGCGGCGCTGGAGCGGGCGGGGGGATGGGAGTCGGTGGGCGCCGAGGTGGCCAGTGACGTGAAGCTCTGCAGCCGGGTGAAGGCCACCGGCGGCCGCGCCGTCTACGCCGACGGGAGCCGGATGGCGCACGGGCGGATGTTCTACAGCCGCAGCCAGCTCTGGCGCGGGCTGTCGCGGATGGCCTTCCACCGCGGCCCCGGCTACCTGGGCGTGCTTCTCTCGCTCCTGCTGTACGGCGCCGTGCTCTTCGCGCCGTACGTGGGCCTGGTGCAGGGGATCCGCGGCTACGAGGGGCTCGTCTTTCCCTCGCTGATCGGCGTCGCGGCCAACCACCTGATCCGCGTGGCCACCGCCATCCGCCTGCGCGAAAGCTCCAACGGCATCCTGCTGCACCCGCTCGGGCTGATGTGGATGCTCGCCATCCTCGTGAACTCGCTGCGCCGCAGCCGCGCCGGCACTCTCTGGTGGCGCGGCCGCAGATACGACCTCGGCCGCGTCGATCCGGAAGGCATCGCCTAG
- a CDS encoding BlaI/MecI/CopY family transcriptional regulator, producing MSPTGSMDLGRRERQIMDAVYRLGRATAAEVLAELPDPPSYSAVRGMLRLLEDKGYLRHEQDGPRYVYLPTTARDEARRSALAHLVRTFFNDSRENAVAALLDQPLDEGEYRRLRTLLDHAREPGDEQ from the coding sequence ATGTCCCCTACGGGATCGATGGACCTGGGGCGGCGCGAGCGGCAGATCATGGACGCGGTCTACCGCCTGGGGCGCGCCACCGCGGCCGAGGTGCTGGCCGAGCTGCCGGACCCGCCCAGCTACTCGGCCGTGCGCGGCATGCTGCGCCTGCTGGAGGACAAGGGCTACCTGCGCCACGAGCAGGACGGCCCGCGCTACGTGTACCTTCCCACCACCGCCCGCGACGAGGCGCGCCGCTCGGCGCTCGCGCACCTGGTGCGCACCTTCTTCAACGACTCGCGCGAGAACGCGGTGGCCGCGCTGCTGGACCAGCCGCTGGACGAGGGCGAGTACCGCCGCCTGCGCACCCTTCTGGACCACGCCCGCGAACCCGGAGACGAGCAATGA